The Chitinophagaceae bacterium genome window below encodes:
- a CDS encoding DUF1801 domain-containing protein has protein sequence MLFIILMTQPSSIKIRSLVQLFGLLPENERIITDVLRQIILENLPANCKEKISFNVPYFYGKKGICIVWPSTIPRGGIKKGVLLGFWYGNKLDDTDQYLTHGTNKQIFY, from the coding sequence GTGCTGTTTATTATTTTAATGACTCAACCTTCTTCAATAAAAATAAGATCATTAGTACAGTTGTTTGGCTTGCTGCCTGAAAATGAACGCATCATCACCGATGTATTAAGGCAAATCATTCTTGAAAACCTGCCTGCTAACTGCAAAGAAAAAATATCCTTCAATGTCCCTTATTTCTATGGTAAGAAAGGAATCTGTATCGTTTGGCCATCAACAATACCAAGAGGTGGGATAAAGAAAGGTGTTTTATTAGGCTTCTGGTATGGCAATAAACTCGACGACACAGATCAGTACCTTACACATGGCACTAATAAGCAGATCTTTTATTAA
- a CDS encoding amidohydrolase codes for MKVISLFSSLLFLVLSSTAQKKPVVLKDDQLKTQAAAEIQSHYEQYKGMALQIWNYAEVGYKEVKSSALLQKTLTENGFTVEAGVAGIPTAFVATYGSGKPVIAILAEFDALPGISQTNAPEKTSAGKDAGHACGHHLFGVASVASGIAIKKMIEEKKFTGTIKVFGCPAEEGGSGKVYLVRAGLFKEVDVAIHWHPGNDNEVTMTSALANMSAKFRFRGISAHASASPERGRSALDGVEAMDNMVNMMREHIPQETRIHYVITSGGKAPNVIPDYAEVYYYVRHPKRDQAQSIFNRVVNAANGAALGTDTKMEYEIIGGTHDLLLNKTLAEVMQKNLEKTGGVIYTPAEIDFGNKIQSSFGFPAPPVSNAALITPLKTVTDAGGGSTDVGDVSYVVPTVGISTATWVPGTPAHSWQAVACGGTEIGTKGMMTSAKTMAMTAIDLFLHPEIIQKATAEFKQSIGDYQYKALLGDRKPALNYRD; via the coding sequence ATGAAAGTAATTTCTCTTTTTTCTTCTCTCCTATTTTTAGTTCTCAGCTCCACTGCACAAAAAAAACCAGTTGTCTTAAAAGACGATCAGTTAAAAACGCAGGCCGCAGCTGAAATACAATCTCATTATGAGCAATACAAGGGCATGGCCCTGCAGATCTGGAACTATGCAGAAGTTGGTTACAAGGAAGTAAAGAGCAGTGCATTGCTTCAGAAAACCCTTACAGAAAATGGCTTTACAGTTGAAGCAGGAGTTGCAGGAATACCAACAGCTTTTGTAGCTACTTACGGCAGCGGCAAACCGGTGATTGCCATTCTTGCTGAGTTTGATGCCCTGCCCGGCATTTCACAAACCAATGCACCCGAAAAAACAAGCGCAGGAAAAGATGCAGGACATGCATGCGGTCATCATTTGTTTGGAGTGGCTTCTGTTGCATCAGGAATTGCTATTAAAAAAATGATTGAAGAAAAAAAGTTTACAGGAACCATTAAAGTATTCGGCTGCCCCGCAGAAGAAGGCGGCAGCGGCAAAGTATATTTAGTAAGAGCCGGATTGTTTAAAGAGGTGGATGTGGCCATTCACTGGCATCCCGGAAATGATAATGAAGTAACCATGACGAGTGCATTGGCAAATATGTCGGCCAAGTTTCGTTTTCGTGGAATTTCTGCACATGCTTCTGCTTCACCTGAACGTGGACGTTCTGCTTTAGATGGAGTTGAAGCAATGGATAATATGGTGAACATGATGCGTGAACATATTCCGCAGGAAACAAGGATACATTATGTAATTACCAGTGGAGGTAAAGCGCCCAATGTTATTCCTGACTATGCTGAAGTATATTACTATGTGCGTCATCCAAAAAGAGACCAGGCGCAAAGTATTTTTAACCGTGTAGTGAATGCGGCAAACGGAGCTGCTTTAGGAACAGATACAAAAATGGAATATGAAATTATTGGCGGTACACATGACCTGCTGCTCAACAAAACACTGGCTGAAGTAATGCAGAAGAATCTTGAAAAAACAGGCGGGGTAATTTATACTCCTGCTGAAATTGATTTTGGAAATAAAATTCAATCCAGTTTTGGATTCCCTGCACCGCCTGTGAGCAATGCAGCCCTCATCACTCCACTGAAAACAGTAACGGATGCAGGTGGCGGAAGCACCGATGTTGGTGATGTAAGTTATGTAGTACCTACAGTTGGTATCAGTACAGCAACCTGGGTTCCCGGCACTCCTGCACATAGCTGGCAGGCAGTAGCATGTGGTGGTACAGAGATTGGAACAAAGGGCATGATGACATCTGCCAAAACAATGGCCATGACGGCAATTGATCTGTTCCTGCATCCTGAGATCATTCAAAAAGCAACGGCAGAGTTTAAACAGAGTATTGGTGATTACCAATACAAAGCATTGCTTGGCGATCGTAAACCTGCACTGAATTACAGGGATTGA
- a CDS encoding GNAT family N-acetyltransferase yields MKISKATVADAAELVDLLNSAYRGESSKQGWTTEAHLIAGNVRTNEQSVIDVINQTGSVILKCTDEQNQIVGTVNLQKHGSKLYLGMFSVSPASQGGGIGKKLLIAAEDHAREVDCNLIYMTVISVRTELIDWYKRHGYVDTGERKPFIEDDVTGQHLQELEFAVLEKTI; encoded by the coding sequence ATGAAAATTTCAAAAGCAACTGTTGCAGATGCAGCAGAACTGGTTGATTTATTAAACAGTGCTTACCGTGGTGAAAGTTCAAAACAGGGATGGACAACAGAAGCACATCTCATTGCCGGTAACGTACGAACGAATGAACAATCAGTGATTGATGTCATCAATCAAACTGGAAGTGTTATTTTGAAATGCACCGATGAACAAAATCAGATTGTTGGCACAGTGAACCTGCAGAAACATGGCAGTAAACTTTATCTCGGAATGTTCAGTGTATCACCTGCTTCACAGGGAGGTGGTATTGGCAAGAAACTATTGATTGCTGCTGAAGATCATGCAAGAGAGGTTGATTGCAATTTAATTTATATGACTGTTATCTCTGTCCGTACAGAACTGATTGACTGGTACAAACGCCATGGCTATGTGGATACTGGTGAACGGAAACCTTTTATTGAAGACGATGTAACCGGGCAGCATTTACAAGAACTGGAATTTGCCGTTCTTGAAAAGACGATTTAA
- a CDS encoding acyl-CoA-binding protein — MPLFSPKLTTYGFTSAFDQAIADSKTLSEKPSNDTLLQLYSLYKQGSEGDVNIDAPSNPFDFVAKAKFEAWEALKGKSKEQAMQDYIDLVAKLKS, encoded by the coding sequence ATTCCCTTATTTTCGCCAAAACTTACGACTTATGGATTTACATCAGCTTTTGATCAGGCCATTGCCGACAGCAAAACACTCAGCGAAAAGCCCAGCAATGACACTTTATTACAACTCTATTCACTGTACAAGCAGGGAAGCGAAGGTGATGTAAACATTGATGCACCATCTAATCCTTTTGATTTTGTTGCCAAAGCAAAATTTGAAGCATGGGAAGCATTAAAAGGAAAGTCAAAAGAACAGGCAATGCAGGATTATATTGATCTTGTTGCGAAACTGAAATCTTAA
- a CDS encoding glycosyltransferase has translation MKILWLCSWYPHSTDRYDGDFIERHAKALSEFQKVDVIHIVQNTSLLTNETYRTEKHTEKNLQTQIVYVPVPNTPFATLTTALFNRRYYRQMLDTLKEYSEQNGVPDLVHVHVPVKMGAAALWLKRKFSVPFVVTEHSNIYHNRAEEESFSTYSPYFRFITKRVIDKADVLITVSDFLGKAINEIAGKKEYTVIPNVVDTSRFYYTENKPAHSVFRFLHVSNLYPVKNPQLMLEVIHLFLQTDQSAEFIFIGNKTKEWELKAAKLGIPKKSIQFMGEIPYAKVAEELKKADALFLYSKSETFSCVTAEALCCGLPVVSSNVGAIPELVNKTNGILAEPENAEALANAMLLLKKKYGQFNRKKIAEEASAKYNYSIVAQQLLSVYQKVLGKY, from the coding sequence ATGAAAATACTCTGGCTTTGCAGTTGGTATCCTCACTCAACCGATCGTTATGACGGCGATTTTATTGAGCGTCACGCAAAAGCCTTATCAGAATTTCAAAAAGTTGATGTGATTCATATTGTACAAAATACCAGCCTTCTTACAAATGAAACATACAGAACTGAAAAACATACTGAAAAAAATCTGCAGACTCAAATTGTATATGTTCCTGTACCCAATACTCCTTTTGCAACGCTGACAACTGCTTTGTTTAACCGACGGTATTACAGGCAGATGCTGGATACATTAAAAGAATATAGTGAGCAGAATGGTGTTCCTGATCTTGTGCATGTGCATGTTCCGGTTAAAATGGGAGCAGCTGCTTTATGGTTAAAACGAAAATTCAGTGTTCCCTTTGTTGTAACGGAGCATTCAAACATTTATCATAACAGGGCAGAGGAAGAAAGTTTTTCAACTTACTCTCCTTATTTCCGTTTTATTACAAAAAGAGTAATTGATAAAGCAGATGTATTGATCACTGTAAGCGATTTCCTTGGTAAAGCTATCAATGAAATTGCAGGGAAAAAAGAGTATACAGTTATTCCGAATGTTGTAGATACTTCACGTTTCTATTATACTGAAAATAAACCTGCGCATTCTGTTTTCCGTTTTCTGCATGTAAGTAATTTATACCCGGTAAAAAATCCGCAGTTGATGCTGGAAGTAATTCATCTGTTTTTACAAACAGATCAGTCTGCAGAGTTTATTTTTATCGGTAACAAAACAAAAGAGTGGGAATTGAAAGCAGCCAAGCTTGGTATTCCTAAAAAAAGTATTCAGTTCATGGGTGAGATTCCCTATGCAAAAGTAGCGGAAGAATTAAAAAAAGCCGATGCACTTTTCCTGTACAGTAAAAGCGAAACCTTCAGTTGTGTAACAGCCGAGGCATTGTGCTGCGGGCTTCCTGTTGTATCATCGAATGTTGGAGCAATTCCTGAACTGGTGAATAAAACAAATGGAATTTTAGCTGAACCGGAAAATGCAGAAGCACTGGCAAATGCTATGCTTTTGCTGAAAAAGAAATACGGACAATTCAACCGGAAAAAAATTGCCGAAGAAGCATCAGCAAAATATAATTACAGCATTGTTGCTCAACAACTGCTTTCAGTTTATCAAAAAGTACTGGGTAAATATTAA
- a CDS encoding oligosaccharide flippase family protein, with amino-acid sequence MKLAKAFTISILWRGFYFLSVLLLNILVARHFEADGSGQIYYITNLFALAVMFISFCLETPMGYYLSQKKLTEAQLAVTAIGWSILVLIPAYFVISYFAGTKGIPFAQNNFKISANAFLAGNLLITFFVALFYAKLDFVLPNILLVLVNLVLIVLLPNNEFIRNYLGNSTYINIYFLGFFVQGLLLTVAFFIKYVKWKELLFFPPELIKPFFYFAAVALVTNSMSFLMYRIDYWFVNKYCSPADLGNYIQACKLAQLFFVIPSILAGVVFPMTASGRKIEVNETIQLLSRGMILVYGLACVALVSIGYWLFPFVFGETFNNMFWPFLLLVPAILSYSVIHLLAAYFGGKKVLSIGFWGNVLTLAFIIAGDILFIPSYGIKAAAIVSSSGYIFLLCFMIMAHIREYKSSFSDFLLFRKSDWVLLQKTVTQAISSRKQDQQ; translated from the coding sequence ATGAAATTAGCAAAGGCATTTACAATAAGTATTTTATGGCGGGGATTCTATTTCCTGTCTGTACTACTGTTGAATATTCTTGTTGCAAGGCATTTTGAAGCTGATGGAAGCGGGCAGATTTACTACATCACCAATCTTTTTGCGCTGGCTGTTATGTTCATCAGCTTTTGTCTGGAAACTCCCATGGGGTATTATTTATCACAAAAGAAACTGACGGAAGCACAGCTCGCTGTTACAGCCATTGGCTGGAGTATTTTGGTGCTGATACCCGCATACTTCGTCATCAGTTATTTTGCAGGAACAAAAGGAATTCCGTTTGCACAGAATAATTTTAAAATTTCAGCCAATGCATTTCTTGCCGGTAATTTGCTCATCACTTTTTTTGTAGCATTGTTTTATGCCAAGCTCGATTTTGTACTGCCTAACATCTTACTGGTGCTGGTTAATCTTGTTTTAATTGTTTTACTTCCCAATAATGAATTCATCAGAAATTACCTCGGAAACAGTACTTATATAAATATTTATTTTCTTGGTTTTTTTGTGCAGGGCCTGTTACTGACTGTTGCCTTTTTTATTAAGTATGTAAAATGGAAAGAACTGCTTTTTTTTCCTCCGGAACTGATCAAACCTTTTTTTTATTTTGCTGCCGTTGCGCTTGTTACAAATTCCATGAGTTTCCTGATGTACAGGATTGATTACTGGTTTGTAAATAAGTATTGCTCGCCTGCCGATCTGGGAAATTATATACAGGCATGTAAGCTTGCCCAGTTGTTTTTTGTTATACCATCTATTCTTGCCGGGGTAGTTTTTCCAATGACAGCTTCCGGAAGAAAAATTGAAGTGAACGAAACCATTCAGTTGCTTTCAAGAGGGATGATTCTTGTATATGGACTTGCCTGTGTTGCTTTAGTATCGATAGGGTATTGGTTGTTCCCATTTGTTTTTGGTGAAACCTTCAACAATATGTTCTGGCCATTTCTCTTACTGGTTCCTGCCATACTTTCTTATTCGGTGATACATTTGCTTGCAGCTTATTTCGGCGGAAAAAAAGTATTGAGCATCGGCTTTTGGGGAAATGTGCTGACGCTGGCATTCATCATTGCCGGTGATATTCTGTTTATTCCTTCTTACGGAATTAAAGCCGCAGCTATTGTAAGCAGCAGTGGTTATATTTTTCTTTTGTGTTTTATGATCATGGCGCATATCCGTGAATACAAAAGCAGTTTTTCTGACTTCCTGTTGTTTCGTAAAAGTGATTGGGTATTGCTGCAGAAAACAGTTACCCAGGCAATTTCTTCACGTAAACAGGATCAGCAATGA
- a CDS encoding FkbM family methyltransferase, giving the protein MEKLERNISLNRFAIIHPIQAAVSNVSGSTTIYISGDDNSGMSGLRSAENFSGQSETVKCLTLDEAVSEYNLPKIDLIKIDVEGSEITVLQGMTKTRAEQKPIILIEVSAATLSMYNERIETIYQVLSADQYIAYRVIDINVLEKISTPQEADLVFFVPKHYVFPAAIKVIS; this is encoded by the coding sequence CTGGAAAAACTGGAGCGGAATATTTCCCTTAACAGGTTTGCAATCATCCATCCAATACAGGCTGCTGTCAGTAATGTTTCCGGCAGCACAACGATTTATATTTCTGGTGATGACAACAGCGGGATGTCAGGTTTGCGAAGTGCTGAAAATTTTTCCGGTCAAAGTGAAACAGTAAAATGTCTTACGCTTGATGAAGCAGTCAGTGAATACAATCTGCCAAAAATTGATTTGATTAAAATTGATGTAGAAGGATCAGAGATAACTGTATTGCAGGGGATGACGAAAACAAGAGCAGAGCAAAAGCCCATTATCTTGATTGAAGTTTCGGCTGCTACTCTATCAATGTACAATGAAAGGATAGAAACTATTTACCAGGTTCTTTCTGCTGATCAGTATATTGCTTATAGGGTAATTGACATTAATGTGTTGGAGAAAATCAGTACTCCACAGGAAGCCGACCTTGTTTTTTTTGTTCCCAAACATTACGTCTTCCCTGCTGCAATTAAGGTTATTTCATAA
- a CDS encoding Inward rectifier potassium channel Irk yields MASTRHIINRKAKEDKETGLSVSSNQSGGRFFEKEGRPNVRFKGVPFLKQFSIYQYMLKIPSWKFLAFIGLAYVVVNIFFAAIYFIIGVDQLGGMEQQTMQGKFWEAFFFSAQTLSTVGYGHVYPSSLTANAIAAFESITGLLMFALATGLMYGRFSNPKAYILFSDVALFSPFKDGYALMLRFAPYKNHFLTDVEVKVTLVLQTTDSNNERKNKFFGLDLELSKANTLVSNWTIVHFVNQESPLYNLTRQEIKDAKAEILVFVKGYDEEYANIVVSRGSYTSDELVYGAKFDMMYEPSEDRSTTLLHLNKINNYHEEKLPVNI; encoded by the coding sequence ATGGCTTCAACACGGCATATTATCAACCGGAAAGCAAAAGAAGATAAGGAAACTGGTTTGAGTGTAAGCAGTAACCAGAGTGGTGGTCGCTTTTTTGAAAAGGAAGGCAGACCAAATGTTCGCTTTAAAGGTGTTCCGTTCTTAAAACAATTCAGCATCTACCAGTATATGCTGAAAATTCCTTCCTGGAAATTCCTTGCATTTATCGGGCTGGCTTATGTAGTTGTCAATATCTTTTTTGCAGCCATCTATTTTATTATCGGCGTTGATCAGTTAGGAGGAATGGAACAGCAAACCATGCAGGGGAAATTTTGGGAAGCTTTCTTCTTCAGTGCTCAAACTCTGTCAACTGTAGGATATGGCCATGTCTACCCATCTTCATTGACGGCAAACGCTATTGCTGCATTTGAATCCATCACAGGCTTATTGATGTTTGCCCTTGCTACAGGTTTAATGTATGGACGATTTTCGAATCCTAAAGCCTATATCCTGTTCAGTGATGTTGCATTGTTCTCACCCTTCAAAGACGGGTATGCATTGATGCTTCGTTTTGCTCCTTATAAAAATCATTTTCTTACAGATGTTGAAGTGAAAGTAACCCTTGTGTTACAAACAACAGACAGTAATAACGAACGGAAGAATAAGTTTTTCGGCCTCGATCTTGAATTGTCAAAAGCCAACACTCTTGTCAGTAACTGGACAATTGTACATTTTGTTAATCAGGAAAGTCCGCTGTATAATTTAACCAGGCAGGAAATAAAAGATGCCAAGGCAGAAATTTTGGTGTTTGTAAAAGGTTATGATGAAGAATATGCCAATATTGTTGTGAGCAGAGGTTCATATACTTCTGATGAACTGGTATACGGTGCTAAATTTGACATGATGTACGAACCCAGTGAAGACAGAAGCACTACCCTTTTGCATTTGAATAAAATCAATAATTATCACGAAGAAAAACTTCCTGTAAATATTTAA
- a CDS encoding threonylcarbamoyl-AMP synthase: MTETGTDIQKAIELLSKGELVAIPTETVYGLATNALNEDPVLKIYAAKNRPQFNPLIVHVASLLKAEPFIHNVSSEATKLANAFWPGPLTILFEKKQTVPDLVTAGSNRVAIRVPNHPLTLTLLQQINFPLAAPSANPSGYVSPTSAKHVEEGLHGIIPYILDGGECTVGVESTIVGWNEDDDLEVYRLGGISVEQIEEVLGKKIRISKKITENPETPGQLKSHYATHTPLHLGKAEEMIRRFEDRQIILINFQNYHPDLPKEQQFILAPTGSIDEAAKNLFRILREVDKLKADVILAEPLPNEGLGRAINDRLERAQFLMK, encoded by the coding sequence ATTACTGAAACAGGAACAGATATTCAAAAAGCAATTGAACTTTTAAGTAAAGGAGAACTTGTTGCTATTCCTACTGAAACAGTTTATGGTCTTGCAACCAATGCACTGAATGAAGATCCAGTGCTGAAAATTTATGCGGCAAAGAACCGTCCGCAATTTAATCCGTTGATAGTCCATGTTGCTTCATTGCTGAAAGCTGAGCCGTTTATTCACAACGTTTCATCAGAGGCAACGAAACTGGCAAATGCTTTTTGGCCAGGGCCATTGACGATTTTGTTTGAGAAGAAACAAACTGTTCCTGACCTTGTAACAGCAGGAAGCAATCGTGTTGCGATCCGTGTGCCGAATCATCCTTTAACATTGACCTTATTACAACAGATAAATTTTCCATTGGCTGCACCAAGTGCAAATCCTTCAGGTTATGTTAGTCCCACATCTGCCAAGCATGTTGAAGAAGGCTTACATGGCATCATCCCCTATATTTTAGATGGTGGTGAATGTACTGTTGGTGTTGAATCAACGATTGTTGGCTGGAATGAAGATGATGATTTGGAAGTGTATCGCTTAGGTGGCATTTCTGTTGAACAGATTGAAGAAGTGTTGGGTAAAAAAATCCGCATCAGTAAAAAAATAACCGAAAATCCTGAAACACCCGGGCAACTGAAAAGTCATTATGCAACACATACTCCGCTGCACCTCGGAAAAGCTGAAGAAATGATCCGGAGATTTGAAGACCGGCAAATCATCCTGATTAATTTTCAAAATTATCATCCCGACCTTCCAAAAGAACAACAATTTATTTTGGCACCGACGGGGTCAATTGATGAAGCTGCAAAAAATCTCTTTCGAATTCTTCGTGAAGTGGATAAACTAAAAGCAGATGTAATTCTTGCAGAACCTTTGCCCAACGAAGGTTTGGGAAGAGCGATTAATGACCGGTTGGAAAGAGCACAGTTTCTAATGAAATAA
- a CDS encoding hemerythrin domain-containing protein — protein sequence MKRDKNLYPLSHQHHNGLMAVLLLKKGISKQADVKVMGDFILTTWKEELDEHFIAEEKVLEPSLLHLPIVQELYNQMLNEHQQIRQVITDLQQGKESTELIELFHVLLDKHIRFEERILFPFVEEHTAKEFLNKAGEKLGKLPNGNCSNYPVKFWE from the coding sequence ATGAAGCGGGATAAAAATCTATACCCACTTTCGCATCAACATCACAATGGATTGATGGCTGTTCTCTTGTTAAAAAAAGGAATCAGCAAACAGGCTGATGTGAAAGTTATGGGAGATTTTATTCTTACTACATGGAAAGAAGAACTGGACGAACATTTTATTGCAGAGGAGAAGGTGCTTGAGCCTTCTCTTTTGCATTTACCAATAGTGCAGGAATTATATAACCAGATGCTCAATGAACATCAGCAGATAAGACAGGTCATTACTGATTTACAGCAGGGTAAAGAGTCAACTGAATTGATTGAATTATTTCATGTATTGCTTGATAAACATATCCGTTTTGAAGAAAGGATCCTGTTTCCCTTTGTTGAAGAACATACAGCGAAAGAGTTTTTAAACAAAGCAGGCGAAAAGCTGGGTAAGCTGCCAAACGGTAACTGCAGCAATTATCCTGTTAAGTTCTGGGAATAA
- a CDS encoding DUF4397 domain-containing protein, translating into MRKLKRLLLLMPCASVFFMSCKNEEFEPARLLVANMTVVPPVSPSPLPTVGVPVDVKWGGSSVINNIVYGAASSVASISSITSGLSVTGTYSTVKSGAYPLNFAVSASAGAPLAAGIGSTVYNRVGSFLPGRSYTAVAIDLLPYYKVQIMEDDLLTPPAGKAKVRFVHAISPLLLGSLPRKDSIDITATGGLAAAPIVNVNIFPRRTFGDGYANKNFHQYAVIDSGSYQIGFKVAGTPGTSPATGLLGLFPFRFQSGKIYTIIGRLQITTTAAPTPAATFISHN; encoded by the coding sequence ATGAGAAAGCTAAAAAGATTGCTATTGCTGATGCCCTGTGCATCTGTTTTTTTTATGTCATGTAAAAATGAGGAATTTGAACCTGCCAGGTTACTGGTAGCAAATATGACTGTTGTTCCTCCTGTTTCGCCAAGTCCATTGCCTACTGTTGGTGTTCCTGTTGATGTTAAATGGGGAGGCAGCTCCGTAATAAATAACATTGTATATGGAGCCGCAAGCAGTGTAGCATCCATTTCATCTATTACTTCGGGATTAAGCGTTACCGGCACTTATTCAACGGTAAAAAGCGGTGCTTATCCACTGAATTTTGCTGTTTCTGCCAGTGCAGGTGCTCCTTTGGCTGCAGGAATCGGCTCAACTGTATATAACCGTGTCGGAAGTTTTCTTCCGGGAAGGAGTTATACAGCCGTGGCAATTGATCTACTTCCTTATTATAAGGTGCAGATCATGGAAGATGATTTATTAACTCCTCCTGCCGGCAAGGCAAAGGTTCGGTTTGTACATGCTATTTCACCGTTACTGCTTGGTTCTTTACCGAGAAAAGATTCTATTGATATTACAGCAACCGGCGGGCTTGCAGCTGCTCCGATTGTAAATGTGAATATTTTTCCGCGGAGAACTTTTGGCGATGGGTATGCAAATAAAAACTTTCATCAGTATGCTGTAATTGACAGCGGATCTTACCAGATTGGGTTTAAAGTGGCTGGTACTCCCGGTACCTCTCCTGCAACAGGGTTACTCGGACTATTTCCATTTCGTTTTCAAAGCGGAAAGATTTATACAATTATAGGCAGGCTTCAAATTACTACTACTGCGGCGCCAACACCTGCAGCTACTTTCATTTCCCATAACTAA
- a CDS encoding phosphoribosylaminoimidazolesuccinocarboxamide synthase, with product MNSFQFPNQTKYYKGKVRDVYSIGSNWLVMIASNRISAFDVILPKPIPYKGQVLNQIAAYMLNATKDICPNWLVNVPAPNVSIGKRCEPFKIEMVVRGNLVGHAWRTYSSGKRELCGAVMAEGLKENDYFPTPIITPSTKAEAGHDEDIAPADIIATGTCTAAEWEQLSSYALQLFARGKEIAAKQGLILVDTKYEFGKIGDTIYLMDEIHTPDSSRYFYADGFEERQQKGERQKQLSKEFVREWLIENNFMGKEGQTVPEMSEEWIDTISKRYIELYEKVIGEKFVPVDLSDEETQERIISALQTL from the coding sequence ATGAATTCATTTCAGTTCCCCAACCAAACCAAATACTACAAAGGCAAAGTAAGAGATGTGTACAGCATTGGCAGCAATTGGTTAGTTATGATAGCAAGCAACCGTATTTCTGCGTTTGATGTGATCCTTCCCAAACCGATCCCTTATAAAGGACAGGTTTTAAACCAGATTGCTGCGTACATGCTCAACGCAACAAAAGATATTTGCCCCAACTGGCTGGTAAATGTTCCTGCCCCTAACGTAAGTATTGGCAAACGATGCGAGCCATTTAAAATTGAAATGGTAGTTCGTGGCAATTTGGTAGGCCATGCCTGGAGAACTTATTCATCCGGTAAAAGAGAGCTGTGCGGCGCCGTTATGGCCGAGGGGCTGAAAGAAAATGACTACTTCCCCACTCCAATCATTACCCCTTCCACGAAAGCAGAAGCAGGTCATGATGAAGATATTGCACCGGCCGATATTATTGCCACTGGAACCTGCACCGCAGCAGAATGGGAACAGTTAAGCAGCTATGCTCTGCAATTATTTGCAAGAGGAAAAGAAATTGCAGCTAAACAGGGATTGATACTGGTTGATACAAAATACGAGTTTGGAAAAATTGGTGATACCATTTATTTAATGGATGAAATTCATACTCCCGATTCATCCCGCTATTTTTACGCAGATGGTTTTGAAGAACGTCAGCAGAAAGGGGAACGACAAAAACAATTGAGTAAGGAGTTTGTACGTGAATGGCTCATTGAAAATAATTTCATGGGCAAGGAAGGACAAACTGTTCCGGAAATGAGTGAAGAATGGATCGACACCATCAGCAAACGGTACATTGAACTGTATGAAAAAGTGATTGGTGAAAAGTTTGTACCGGTTGATTTGAGTGATGAAGAAACGCAGGAGCGTATTATCAGCGCACTTCAAACATTATAA
- a CDS encoding DUF4281 domain-containing protein — protein sequence MTPDSIFSICSSIAMIGWLILIIVSPFWFETDKLLIGVIISLFAIVYAWLIAQSFHPGDFEKFSTLNGVMELFTNKTAVTAGWVHYLAFDLMTGIWIKKNSEKYGISHWLIIPCLLFTFMLGPVGLLLYLIIRLLKTKQYFAEN from the coding sequence ATGACTCCCGATTCTATCTTCAGCATTTGCAGCAGCATTGCCATGATCGGCTGGCTTATCCTGATTATTGTAAGTCCATTCTGGTTTGAAACAGATAAGCTACTCATCGGTGTTATCATTTCTTTATTTGCAATTGTGTATGCATGGTTAATTGCTCAAAGTTTTCATCCCGGCGATTTTGAAAAGTTCAGCACGTTGAATGGAGTAATGGAATTGTTCACGAATAAAACAGCAGTTACTGCCGGCTGGGTGCATTACCTCGCTTTTGATTTAATGACCGGCATCTGGATCAAAAAGAATTCAGAAAAATATGGCATCAGTCACTGGCTGATTATTCCCTGCCTGTTATTTACGTTCATGCTTGGGCCGGTTGGATTATTACTGTACCTCATCATACGCTTGCTGAAAACAAAACAATATTTTGCTGAAAATTAA